Proteins co-encoded in one Acidithiobacillus caldus ATCC 51756 genomic window:
- a CDS encoding aminotransferase class I/II-fold pyridoxal phosphate-dependent enzyme, with amino-acid sequence MASSSRLSSEEKHSLLQRGKALLQGRVAPEDPENDNNPLGIAEDLVDFRKHPGYLQVARLREGGRLLGVQSPFFRVHDGIAGAHSRIEGREVVNYASYNYLDLAGHPAVMNAAQAAVAEFGTTVSASRIVSGERPFHRRLEKALAEHYGVEDAVAFVSGHATNVSLLGQLLGPRDVLLHDEYAHNSIVVGARLSGAQRLPFPHNDLAQLEHLLRTHRRQAERCIIAVEGIYSMDGDYPDLPRLLEIKTRYRSWLMVDEAHSLGVLGATGRGVAEHFHVDARDVDIWMGTLSKTLASCGGYVAGSAALVEQIRYLAPGFLYSVGLAPPLAAAAEAAMAVLHREPQRVRVLHDNGAYFREGLQRLGLDTGSAVGYAVIPWIVGSSLKAVRYSAQLLERNINVQPILYPAVPEQRARLRFFVSSAHSRGDLDQTIAAIQDIQNAMS; translated from the coding sequence ATGGCTTCCTCATCGCGATTGAGTTCCGAGGAGAAGCACTCGCTCCTGCAGCGAGGCAAGGCCTTGCTCCAGGGTCGGGTAGCCCCCGAAGATCCGGAGAACGATAATAATCCACTGGGGATTGCCGAGGACTTGGTGGACTTTCGCAAGCATCCGGGTTACCTGCAGGTTGCGCGGCTGCGGGAGGGGGGACGTCTCCTGGGGGTACAGAGCCCTTTCTTTCGCGTGCACGATGGGATAGCCGGGGCGCATAGCCGCATCGAGGGGCGCGAGGTCGTCAACTATGCGAGCTATAACTACCTGGATCTCGCCGGACATCCGGCGGTGATGAACGCCGCTCAGGCCGCCGTCGCGGAGTTTGGCACGACGGTATCGGCCAGTCGTATTGTGTCCGGCGAGCGTCCCTTTCACCGTCGGCTCGAGAAGGCTCTGGCAGAGCACTACGGGGTAGAGGATGCCGTTGCCTTTGTCAGTGGTCACGCTACCAATGTAAGCCTTCTGGGCCAGCTGCTCGGCCCGCGGGATGTACTGCTCCACGATGAATATGCGCACAACAGCATCGTCGTGGGTGCTCGCCTTTCCGGCGCGCAGCGCCTGCCTTTTCCTCATAACGATCTGGCACAGCTGGAGCATCTGCTGCGTACCCACCGTCGCCAGGCGGAGCGCTGCATAATTGCCGTCGAAGGGATCTACAGCATGGACGGGGATTACCCAGATCTCCCACGTCTGTTGGAGATCAAGACTCGTTACCGTTCTTGGCTCATGGTGGACGAGGCCCACAGTTTGGGGGTGCTGGGTGCAACCGGCCGAGGCGTGGCGGAGCATTTCCACGTCGATGCTCGCGACGTGGACATCTGGATGGGAACGCTGAGCAAGACCTTAGCCAGCTGCGGAGGCTACGTTGCCGGAAGCGCGGCGTTGGTGGAGCAAATTCGCTATCTGGCTCCTGGGTTTTTGTATAGTGTCGGCCTCGCTCCGCCCCTAGCTGCCGCAGCGGAGGCCGCCATGGCTGTACTCCACCGTGAACCGCAGCGGGTCCGAGTGCTCCACGACAACGGTGCCTACTTTCGAGAGGGCCTGCAGAGATTGGGCCTCGATACGGGTAGCGCCGTAGGCTATGCGGTTATTCCGTGGATCGTAGGAAGCTCCCTCAAGGCCGTGCGCTACTCCGCGCAACTTCTGGAGCGAAACATTAACGTCCAGCCCATACTATACCCCGCCGTCCCCGAGCAACGAGCCCGACTGCGCTTTTTTGTGAGTAGCGCCCACAGCCGCGGAGATTTGGACCAGACCATCGCGGCCATCCAGGATATCCAGAACGCGATGTCCTGA
- a CDS encoding type II toxin-antitoxin system Phd/YefM family antitoxin, with protein MTIVNIHEAKTQLSRYVDQAAAGEEIIIARSGKPVARLVSLATPTKPRTLGLGAGRFHLPKDLDQMAQEEILRMFSGSAD; from the coding sequence GTGACCATTGTCAATATCCACGAAGCCAAAACCCAGCTCTCCCGCTATGTGGATCAGGCGGCGGCTGGGGAGGAAATCATCATTGCCCGCTCCGGCAAACCCGTAGCCCGGTTGGTGTCCCTTGCTACACCCACCAAGCCCCGCACGTTGGGCTTGGGTGCCGGACGTTTTCACCTACCCAAAGATTTGGACCAAATGGCTCAGGAAGAAATTCTGCGCATGTTTTCCGGATCTGCGGATTGA
- a CDS encoding Fur family transcriptional regulator codes for MQNPATSKQQVLEVLRDAGVNPTSQRVEIGFVLFSACAHLSAEEIMQRVNADYPVVSKATVYNTLGIFAEHGLVREVIVEPGKVFYDPNVSPHHHFYYVDSGELVDIPAHDLQVRSLPDLPEDTELQQVDIVIRLRRKTNSSTVARA; via the coding sequence ATGCAGAATCCAGCTACGAGCAAACAGCAGGTTCTTGAGGTGCTCCGCGACGCCGGGGTCAACCCCACCAGTCAGCGCGTCGAGATCGGCTTCGTGCTGTTCTCCGCCTGTGCTCACCTGTCCGCCGAAGAGATCATGCAACGCGTCAACGCGGATTACCCGGTAGTCTCCAAGGCTACGGTCTACAACACCTTGGGTATCTTCGCCGAACATGGGCTCGTACGTGAGGTCATCGTCGAACCGGGCAAGGTCTTTTATGACCCCAACGTCTCCCCGCATCACCACTTCTACTACGTGGACAGCGGCGAGTTGGTGGACATCCCGGCCCACGATCTACAGGTGCGCAGCCTCCCGGATCTCCCCGAGGACACCGAACTGCAGCAAGTGGACATCGTCATCCGTCTGCGGCGTAAGACGAACTCCAGCACCGTTGCGCGCGCCTGA
- a CDS encoding type I polyketide synthase — MPRLPSIAIIGYATRLPKTSDPHFWEDLRQGKNLLSQVEPDRWAQSAFWHPRRSHPGTSVTFAAGSLGDVAGFDAGFFRISPREAVAMDPQQRLLLEMSWEALERAGLRPRRLRGSNTGVFVGLASTDYAYRNADDFAAIGPNSATGATASIAANRISFVYDWRGPSFVVDTACSSGMVAFHLACMALARGDCDLALAGAINLHLHPYGFLIFSKASMLSPQGLSRPFAAGADGYVRSEGGGVFVLKPLDRARRDGDRILAVVVATGMNTDGNKSGITVPRAETQAALLEKVYAQAGLAPEDLHYLEAHGTGTAVGDPIELEAIGLALARHRRQALPVGSVKSNLGHLETASAVPGLLKAIHCLREREIPPSIGAEEINPKLPLDRYPLDIVRERRSLPQDGVLHIGVNSFGFGGANAHALLQSPPRWRRPQRVVWNPSPTPTDGWRPLLLTGAEAQGLRALAAELADFLETLSRRDFERAIYQQNFRREALGFGVAFWFRNRDDLGLQLRQFADGAEVPVVVRRPDWRDARAAVRGVVLIYSGNGCQWPGMGRALLSHPVARAVVEEIDTTFAPLAGYRLVDELLREDSLDLYDSTARAQPALFALQVAQTQLAVSFGAEPLAVVGHSVGEVAAAWACGALTLAEAARVIYYRSIAQERTRGLGQMTAVAVSPEVLPDLLRAEGLDSELHLAAINSPRGVTVVGAAQALDRLERVLKTQGIACKRLGLDYPFHGPAMDSLRDELRNHLASLQPRAERIPFLSTVTGKSLPGTSLDGEYWWHNVREPVRFAEAAERSLEQSPYFLELGGHPVLRGYLREIFEHRQCEGHVVGALRRGQGDAVAALRQAVGELWAAGLDKDLQRYYPQELPPLDLPPYPWQRQRFWQEPTAESYRLLQRDPVHELLGHALAQHPHTWEQVLDLATQSWLRDHRVGDSVLLAGAAFLEIVLAAGHEIFPESEGLCVENFEILAPLVLEEEHSRILRTHWAEGLLHLRSRAQMGDGWVEHVRAEIRPLGHQRPQAWPSLTGGVDVVDAQTHYVRTAQLGLHYGPAFRTVRAGSRLGDRLDGALERPMDQSTGPFYLDPRVLDGAFQLFVDLLADDTQREALPYVPVRIDRVDWWGSAEPLSSARLHLLRRSPHSVLADLQMVNTSGLLCVRCVGLRLQQARLAVEHGRPLPRYFVSHLERVRAPDAPSALDASALHEALEHFWRSDALLSRWREEFLPLLQSYLEMGDDPNRTRLWRTLLEDYPEHLAWTLAVGRGASKACGLEVEAAGSVFLEDWQARDLQLWAPRIAAFLAQTLTQQLGEGFAFDDLAVAEFCDGGWTLLPPLGAGHPHLSLWGLLSEALEDEASWPRALLGEIPQGFPKLDLLWAQLASEPSDPGGFLDRIAPLLRPGALLLCLGVEAGWLAKCSGMGIAPSAMDALGELAQTRAWTVHSLGEGLGPRIMILQAPAAERGQTQDDRRRILYLGRGQGALLSALQRRSRVLVAESGDLIDTSDVPSAEIWIHAPVLECRTGSWTAHLATQTMRLRDIARVCRKQVGGSRLDLLLPGALRPRGRPEDLAAAALAAFARSLINEWSDLSLRILDLDLEQPAAVEAALAALLDPEPSRRELTWDDAGRCWIPRTTVYGYSEPVQGDGARLITTQSGQLKYLAWETCPADAQLASESVEVEVEAAGLNFRDVMYALGLLGDEALEAGFAGPGLGLEFAGTIRRVGANVTDFRPGDRVLGFGPYSLASRVVTPTFAVAPLPDGLDMVAAAGLPVAFFTAWYALKTLGRLQAGERVLVHGGTGAVGMAAIQIAELLGAEIWATAGSPAKRDLLRLLGVDHVHDSRTLDFADAILAETSGEGVDVVLNSLAGLAMDQSLRLLRPFGRFLELGKRDFYGNTRLGLRPMRQNLQYFGIDADQLLAQCPERAREIFSECLAHFHRGELRPLPASRFPSFAVQDAFRFMQRSRQLGKIVIDTRGPHLPQRSPLRPASQPLRLDPEAIYLVTGGNRGLGWRSARRLIERGARKLALLSRSGVLAPEAGEFLATNALEDLEYRSLAVDVTDASALENCLQDLEAWGRIGGIVHAAAVIEDQLAEDLDAETLRRVLAPKVEGAWVLHRWSLQREPDFFVLLSSISNLLGNIGQGAYLAANGFLEALAALRRSQGMPATVLQLGPVSDAGFLTQNNETLSLLERRLGGSAIRAEQALDALELAIHRDIPVLALADVRWNGLRAALPYVDSARFVALDTDIDGHQGHSDTDLDWRARLHGMAADAAQQELAQWIAEEVAQILRLHAADLDQRKKLSELGFDSLMGMELALALEERLGMRIPSFILSEAPTIHSLASRLWHSLQEQHPADVEGQAKEALAQTHGALEEYRRTAAQVR; from the coding sequence ATGCCGCGTTTGCCATCCATTGCTATCATTGGGTACGCGACACGCTTACCCAAAACCTCCGACCCGCATTTTTGGGAAGATCTCCGCCAGGGTAAAAACCTACTCTCACAGGTGGAGCCCGACCGTTGGGCGCAATCCGCCTTTTGGCACCCGCGGCGCAGCCACCCGGGGACGTCCGTCACCTTCGCGGCGGGGAGTCTGGGCGACGTAGCGGGTTTTGATGCGGGCTTCTTTCGGATCTCGCCCCGTGAGGCGGTGGCCATGGACCCGCAGCAGCGCCTCCTGCTGGAAATGTCCTGGGAGGCGCTGGAGCGGGCTGGCTTGCGGCCCCGACGCCTGCGTGGCAGCAATACGGGAGTTTTTGTGGGGCTGGCGAGCACAGATTACGCCTACCGCAACGCCGATGATTTTGCCGCCATCGGCCCGAATTCTGCGACGGGAGCGACGGCCAGCATTGCCGCCAACCGCATTTCCTTTGTATACGATTGGCGTGGGCCAAGCTTTGTGGTGGACACCGCATGTTCTTCGGGCATGGTGGCTTTTCACCTTGCCTGTATGGCCCTGGCGCGCGGCGACTGCGATCTGGCGCTGGCCGGGGCCATCAATCTGCACCTCCATCCCTATGGCTTCCTGATTTTTTCCAAGGCCTCGATGCTCTCGCCTCAAGGCTTGAGCCGTCCTTTTGCAGCGGGTGCAGACGGTTATGTGCGTTCTGAAGGCGGCGGCGTTTTCGTCCTGAAACCCTTGGATCGGGCCCGCCGCGACGGCGACAGGATACTTGCGGTGGTGGTGGCCACGGGCATGAATACCGACGGCAACAAAAGTGGCATTACCGTGCCGCGGGCAGAAACGCAAGCGGCCTTGCTGGAGAAGGTCTACGCCCAGGCTGGTCTCGCGCCGGAAGATCTGCATTACCTGGAGGCCCATGGTACCGGTACGGCGGTGGGAGATCCCATCGAACTCGAAGCTATTGGTCTGGCCCTCGCGCGCCATCGCCGCCAGGCGCTGCCCGTGGGCTCCGTCAAGAGCAATCTTGGGCATTTGGAGACCGCCTCGGCCGTTCCGGGCTTGCTCAAGGCCATCCACTGCCTGCGGGAGCGGGAGATTCCACCCAGCATTGGCGCTGAGGAAATCAACCCCAAGTTGCCCTTGGATCGTTATCCCTTGGACATCGTTCGGGAACGGCGATCCTTACCCCAGGATGGGGTGCTGCACATCGGCGTCAATTCCTTTGGTTTCGGCGGCGCCAATGCGCACGCCTTGCTGCAGAGTCCGCCCCGGTGGCGGCGGCCTCAGCGAGTTGTTTGGAACCCGTCGCCCACGCCTACAGATGGCTGGCGTCCTCTCCTGCTGACGGGGGCGGAGGCCCAGGGCTTGCGGGCTTTGGCGGCGGAGCTTGCCGACTTTCTGGAGACCTTGAGTCGCCGGGACTTCGAGCGCGCTATTTACCAGCAGAATTTCCGGCGCGAGGCTTTGGGCTTTGGTGTTGCCTTCTGGTTCCGCAACCGCGATGACCTTGGCCTGCAACTGCGCCAGTTTGCCGATGGAGCGGAGGTGCCGGTCGTGGTGCGTCGCCCCGATTGGCGGGATGCGCGGGCTGCGGTACGCGGTGTGGTCCTCATCTATTCCGGAAACGGCTGTCAGTGGCCGGGCATGGGGCGCGCACTCCTGTCTCATCCCGTCGCCCGCGCGGTCGTAGAGGAAATCGACACCACCTTTGCTCCCCTTGCGGGCTATCGGCTGGTGGACGAGCTGCTCCGCGAAGATTCTCTCGATCTGTACGATTCCACTGCCCGGGCACAACCGGCACTTTTTGCCTTGCAGGTGGCGCAGACGCAATTGGCAGTGTCGTTCGGCGCGGAACCGTTAGCCGTCGTGGGCCACAGTGTAGGCGAGGTCGCGGCAGCATGGGCTTGCGGCGCGCTGACTCTCGCCGAAGCAGCGCGGGTAATTTACTACCGTAGCATTGCCCAGGAGCGCACCCGTGGCTTGGGGCAGATGACTGCCGTGGCCGTCTCTCCCGAGGTGCTGCCGGACCTGCTGCGGGCGGAGGGGTTGGACTCCGAGCTGCATCTGGCCGCCATCAACAGTCCGCGGGGGGTGACGGTGGTGGGGGCCGCGCAGGCCCTGGATCGACTGGAGCGTGTGCTCAAGACCCAAGGTATCGCCTGCAAGCGCCTGGGCTTGGACTACCCCTTTCACGGTCCCGCCATGGATTCCCTACGCGACGAACTGCGAAACCATCTCGCCAGCCTGCAGCCTAGAGCCGAGCGTATTCCGTTTTTGTCCACCGTGACGGGAAAATCGCTGCCTGGAACGTCCCTGGACGGCGAGTACTGGTGGCACAACGTCCGGGAACCAGTGCGCTTTGCGGAGGCGGCAGAGCGGAGTCTGGAGCAATCGCCCTATTTCTTGGAGTTGGGCGGTCATCCAGTGCTCCGTGGCTATCTGCGCGAGATTTTCGAACATCGGCAGTGCGAAGGACACGTCGTTGGCGCCTTGCGGCGCGGGCAAGGCGACGCAGTAGCGGCGCTGCGTCAGGCCGTGGGCGAGCTCTGGGCGGCAGGTCTCGATAAGGATCTGCAACGCTATTATCCCCAAGAGTTGCCACCGCTGGATCTGCCACCGTATCCCTGGCAGCGACAACGCTTTTGGCAGGAGCCCACCGCGGAATCCTATCGCTTGCTTCAGCGCGACCCCGTCCACGAACTCCTGGGCCATGCGCTTGCCCAGCATCCCCACACCTGGGAGCAAGTGCTGGATCTTGCCACGCAGTCCTGGCTCCGGGACCATCGCGTGGGAGACAGCGTGCTCCTGGCGGGCGCCGCATTCCTGGAAATCGTTCTCGCTGCGGGTCATGAAATTTTTCCCGAGAGCGAGGGGCTCTGTGTCGAGAACTTCGAGATTCTGGCTCCTTTGGTCCTGGAGGAAGAGCACAGCCGTATCTTGCGCACCCACTGGGCCGAGGGGTTGTTGCACCTGCGCTCCCGGGCCCAGATGGGCGATGGCTGGGTGGAGCATGTGCGTGCGGAGATCCGCCCCTTGGGGCACCAGCGTCCGCAGGCCTGGCCAAGCCTCACAGGTGGTGTGGACGTGGTGGACGCGCAGACCCATTACGTCCGCACCGCGCAACTCGGTTTGCACTATGGGCCGGCCTTCCGCACGGTGCGGGCGGGGAGCCGCCTGGGCGACCGGCTCGACGGTGCGTTGGAACGCCCGATGGACCAGTCTACTGGCCCCTTTTACCTGGATCCCAGGGTGCTGGACGGAGCTTTTCAGCTCTTCGTCGATCTTTTGGCCGACGACACGCAGCGCGAGGCCCTTCCCTATGTCCCGGTACGTATCGATCGCGTGGACTGGTGGGGAAGCGCGGAGCCTTTATCCTCGGCGCGACTGCATCTCTTGCGGCGTTCTCCCCACTCAGTGCTGGCGGACCTGCAGATGGTGAATACCAGCGGGCTGCTCTGCGTCCGCTGTGTGGGTTTACGCCTGCAGCAGGCCCGGCTGGCCGTCGAGCACGGACGACCACTCCCCCGTTATTTTGTCTCTCACCTGGAGCGCGTTCGCGCCCCCGATGCGCCCAGTGCGCTGGATGCGTCGGCACTGCACGAGGCTTTGGAGCATTTCTGGCGGTCCGATGCTCTCCTGTCACGTTGGCGTGAGGAATTCCTTCCCCTCCTGCAAAGCTATCTGGAGATGGGTGACGATCCGAACCGGACGCGTCTTTGGCGCACGCTTTTGGAGGACTACCCAGAGCACCTGGCATGGACGTTGGCCGTCGGGCGCGGCGCCAGCAAGGCTTGCGGCCTCGAAGTGGAAGCCGCTGGTTCAGTTTTCCTGGAGGATTGGCAAGCGCGGGATCTACAGTTATGGGCGCCGCGGATAGCGGCCTTTTTGGCCCAAACCCTAACGCAGCAGTTGGGCGAGGGATTCGCCTTTGACGATCTTGCGGTGGCGGAGTTCTGCGATGGCGGGTGGACGCTCCTGCCGCCCTTGGGCGCGGGGCATCCCCACTTGTCCCTCTGGGGGTTGCTGTCGGAGGCCTTGGAGGATGAGGCGTCGTGGCCCAGGGCGTTACTGGGTGAGATTCCGCAGGGTTTCCCCAAGCTGGATCTGCTCTGGGCGCAGCTGGCAAGCGAGCCGAGCGACCCCGGCGGCTTTCTCGATCGGATTGCCCCACTGCTGCGCCCGGGAGCTCTTCTGCTGTGCCTGGGTGTGGAGGCCGGATGGCTTGCTAAATGTTCAGGTATGGGGATAGCTCCGAGCGCCATGGATGCCTTGGGCGAATTGGCCCAGACCCGGGCGTGGACGGTGCATAGTCTTGGTGAGGGCTTGGGGCCGCGCATAATGATCCTCCAGGCTCCCGCGGCTGAGCGAGGGCAGACGCAGGACGATCGGCGGCGCATTCTGTACCTAGGGCGAGGGCAGGGTGCCTTGTTGTCGGCGCTGCAACGTCGCAGCCGGGTTCTGGTGGCCGAGTCGGGTGATTTGATCGATACCTCAGATGTCCCGTCGGCTGAAATCTGGATCCATGCGCCTGTTCTCGAATGCAGAACGGGATCCTGGACGGCGCATCTCGCGACGCAAACGATGCGCCTGCGGGACATCGCTCGCGTGTGCCGGAAGCAGGTTGGTGGATCGCGTCTCGACCTGCTGCTTCCCGGCGCCTTGCGCCCGCGAGGCAGACCTGAAGACCTGGCGGCGGCCGCCCTGGCCGCTTTTGCGCGCAGTCTCATCAACGAGTGGTCCGACCTCAGCCTACGCATTCTGGATCTCGATCTGGAACAGCCGGCAGCGGTCGAGGCGGCGCTTGCGGCCCTGCTTGACCCTGAGCCTTCGCGCCGGGAGCTCACTTGGGACGATGCAGGACGGTGTTGGATTCCGCGTACGACGGTCTATGGGTACTCCGAACCGGTGCAGGGTGATGGAGCACGCTTGATCACGACTCAGTCGGGGCAGTTGAAGTATTTGGCCTGGGAGACTTGCCCCGCCGACGCCCAATTGGCCTCTGAAAGTGTCGAGGTGGAGGTGGAGGCAGCGGGCCTCAACTTCCGGGACGTCATGTACGCTCTGGGTTTGCTCGGAGACGAGGCGCTGGAAGCGGGCTTTGCTGGCCCTGGCCTTGGTCTTGAGTTTGCCGGCACCATTCGCCGCGTTGGTGCCAACGTAACGGATTTTCGCCCTGGAGATCGGGTCTTGGGCTTTGGTCCCTACAGTCTGGCCAGCCGGGTGGTCACGCCGACCTTCGCCGTTGCCCCGCTTCCCGACGGTCTGGATATGGTGGCGGCGGCGGGCTTGCCCGTCGCCTTTTTCACGGCCTGGTATGCCCTGAAAACCCTGGGACGGCTCCAAGCCGGTGAGCGGGTGCTCGTCCACGGCGGAACGGGTGCGGTGGGCATGGCCGCCATCCAGATTGCCGAACTCCTTGGGGCGGAAATCTGGGCAACGGCGGGCTCCCCAGCCAAGCGCGATTTGTTGCGTTTGCTGGGCGTTGACCACGTCCACGACTCCCGCACTTTGGACTTTGCCGACGCGATCCTTGCGGAGACGTCGGGAGAGGGCGTGGATGTGGTGCTCAACAGCCTCGCCGGGCTGGCGATGGACCAGAGCTTGCGCCTGCTCCGCCCCTTCGGCCGCTTTCTGGAGCTCGGAAAACGCGATTTTTATGGTAATACCCGTTTGGGTTTGCGGCCCATGCGCCAGAATCTGCAATATTTTGGGATCGACGCGGATCAACTTTTGGCACAGTGTCCAGAGCGCGCCCGCGAGATTTTTAGCGAATGTCTTGCGCACTTTCACCGTGGTGAGTTACGTCCCTTACCGGCGTCCCGCTTCCCCAGTTTTGCCGTGCAGGACGCCTTCCGGTTTATGCAGCGCTCCCGACAGCTGGGAAAAATCGTCATCGATACGCGCGGGCCGCACCTGCCGCAACGCTCGCCTTTACGACCCGCGTCGCAACCCCTGCGGCTGGATCCCGAGGCGATCTATCTGGTCACCGGTGGAAATCGCGGTCTGGGCTGGCGCAGCGCACGACGCTTGATCGAACGTGGTGCACGTAAGCTGGCGCTCTTGAGTCGCAGCGGCGTACTTGCGCCGGAGGCCGGCGAATTTCTCGCGACCAATGCGCTCGAGGATTTGGAATACCGTAGTCTTGCCGTAGATGTGACCGATGCCTCGGCCCTGGAGAACTGCCTGCAGGACCTGGAGGCTTGGGGACGCATCGGTGGGATCGTACATGCCGCCGCCGTGATCGAAGACCAACTTGCCGAGGATTTGGACGCGGAGACGCTGCGCCGGGTGCTGGCCCCCAAAGTTGAGGGAGCCTGGGTGCTTCACCGTTGGAGTCTGCAGCGGGAGCCCGACTTTTTTGTGCTCCTTTCTTCTATCTCCAATCTCCTGGGTAATATCGGACAGGGCGCCTATCTCGCCGCCAACGGCTTTTTGGAGGCGCTGGCCGCGTTGCGCCGGTCCCAAGGCATGCCGGCGACGGTATTGCAGTTGGGTCCAGTTTCTGACGCGGGCTTTCTGACGCAGAACAATGAAACGCTGTCGCTCTTGGAGCGACGCTTGGGAGGCAGCGCCATTCGTGCCGAACAGGCTTTGGACGCGCTGGAGTTGGCCATCCACCGGGATATTCCAGTGCTTGCCTTAGCCGATGTGCGCTGGAATGGGTTGCGTGCCGCGCTCCCGTATGTGGATTCAGCCCGTTTTGTAGCGCTGGATACGGATATCGACGGCCATCAGGGACATTCCGATACGGATCTTGATTGGCGTGCCCGGCTCCATGGGATGGCCGCCGATGCCGCTCAACAGGAACTTGCCCAATGGATCGCTGAGGAAGTCGCCCAGATCTTGCGTCTCCACGCTGCCGACCTCGACCAGCGTAAAAAGCTCAGCGAATTGGGCTTTGACTCCCTCATGGGCATGGAACTGGCCCTTGCCCTGGAGGAGCGCCTCGGCATGCGTATTCCCAGTTTCATTCTCAGTGAAGCGCCCACGATCCATAGCCTGGCGAGTCGACTCTGGCACAGCCTGCAGGAGCAGCATCCTGCAGACGTGGAGGGTCAGGCGAAGGAGGCCCTCGCGCAAACCCACGGCGCGCTCGAGGAATATCGACGCACTGCAGCGCAGGTCCGTTGA
- a CDS encoding type II toxin-antitoxin system VapC family toxin, with the protein MPSSRLLLDTNVLLASLLSPDRLPKTTQTILTDPNHTILFSAVSLWEIAIKSSLRRPDFDFEPQDIYQLAQETGFTELPMESIHTFLLASLPWHHKDPFDRLLVAQAVTLPSRLLTTDAALVPYSPLVDCIAWES; encoded by the coding sequence ATGCCCTCATCTCGTCTGCTGCTGGACACCAACGTCCTGCTAGCCAGCCTGCTGTCCCCAGACCGCCTACCCAAGACCACCCAGACCATCCTGACGGATCCCAACCACACGATACTTTTCAGTGCCGTCAGCCTCTGGGAGATTGCCATCAAATCTTCCCTCCGCCGCCCCGATTTTGACTTCGAGCCCCAAGATATTTATCAATTGGCTCAGGAAACGGGCTTTACGGAACTCCCCATGGAAAGCATCCACACCTTTCTTTTGGCCAGCCTTCCGTGGCACCACAAGGACCCCTTCGACCGGCTTCTGGTTGCCCAAGCCGTGACCCTGCCTTCCCGCTTACTCACCACGGACGCCGCCCTGGTTCCCTATTCCCCTCTCGTCGATTGCATCGCCTGGGAATCCTGA